Proteins from a single region of Hordeum vulgare subsp. vulgare chromosome 6H, MorexV3_pseudomolecules_assembly, whole genome shotgun sequence:
- the LOC123403327 gene encoding myb-like protein I: protein NNNNNNDNNNNNNNNNNNNNNNNNNNNHNNNNNNNNNKKNNNNNNNNDEINNNNINSDNNHNNNNNNDNNDNNNNSNNNTNTTTNNNNSNSNSNNSNNNNNNNNNNNSNNNNSNNNNHRQQQQQQQQQQQQQQQQQQQQQQQQQQQQQQQQQQQQTQQQQQQQQQQQ, encoded by the exons aacaacaacaacaacaacgacaacaacaacaacaacaacaacaacaacaacaacaacaacaacaacaacaacaacaacaaccacaacaacaacaacaacaacaacaacaacaaaaagaacaacaacaacaacaacaacaacgacgaaatcaacaacaacaatatcaacagcgacaacaaccacaacaacaacaacaacaacgataacaacgacaacaa caacaacagcaacaacaacaccaacaccaccaccaacaacaacaacagcaacagcaacagcaacaacagcaacaacaacaacaacaacaacaacaacaacaacagcaacaacaacaacagcaacaacaacaac caccgccaacaacaacaacagcaacaacaacagcaacaacagcaacagcaacaacagcaacaacagcaacagcaacagcaacagcaacaacagcaacagcaacaacaacaacagacacaacaacaacaacaacaacaacaacaacaacaa